Genomic segment of Mycoplasmopsis edwardii:
TAAGATTTGTATTTTTTCTTTTTTAAACATTAGTTAAATAATACTTCCAATATTTCTTCTATACTAATTGCACCAAAATAGTTTTTAAGATCATCTAGATTTTCGAAAAATGTTTTTAAGTTATTTTTAGAAAAGTCTTGACCAATTAATTTTTCTTCAATATAACTTGTTCCTAATAATGTTAAAAAGTCACCTTCAAATTTAATTTCTTGAATTTTATTTTCTTTGATGTTAGCACTAATTTGTAAGATACCAGCACCAGTTTTTTTCTCACTAAAGAATGAGAATTCTGGGTTTTTGCCTAAAACTCATTCGTTTGATTCTCTTAGTTTTCTAACTTCAGCTACTTGGTCTAAATATTTTTGAGGAATGTCTAAAATTTTTGCCTGGTATTTTTCTTTCAAAAATGTTGCAAACTTTTCAATAAACTCTTGAATGGTTATTTTTTCTTCAAGTTCATTTAATAAGTTTGTAACTCTTTGCTTTGCACTTGTGATACCTTTTGATTCCATTTTTAATTTACTTGGGTTTAAGACATTTCCTAACACTGTTAAGTTAGCATTAAATAAAATTGTTCCATGGTGCACAATTTTATTTTTATAAATGAATTGGGCATTACCGGAGAATTTTGCATCATTAACAACCAAATCATTTCTTCCTTTAAATTGTGCATTAAGACCTAATGATTGCAAGAAACTCAAAACTGGTTCCAGGAATTTTTGATAACTTCTGTCGCTATTATTTAGTGTGATAAATGAGAAGTTTAAGTTACCTAAATCATGGTAAACTGCACCTCCTCCTGAAAGTCTTCTATATAACCCAATTTTTTGCTCTTCTAAAACATTGAATTTTACTTCTTTATAAGCGTTTTGGTTTCTACCGATAATTACATCATTTGCATGTTGATATAAGAAGATAACATCTTCAGTATTATCTTGATCTTTTGTAATGATTTCTTCAAGTACTAAATTGAAAAATGGTGAATACTCTTTACTAATATATATTTTCATATTACTCCTTATTAATTAAATCAAAGCTTGTAATGCTTTTAAATTGTTTTAAAAAGTTTGCTTTTTCTTCTGTTTTTAAGTTTAAATTATCAATTCCAAAAATATTAATTTGACCATAATCTCATCTTTTCTGATATCTATTTTTATCTAATAAGAATAATAAATCTTCAATGAATCAATCAAAGTATGAAGCGTTATATTTAATATCCCTTAAAAGTCCATTAATCTTAATATCAATAGTTCTGTTTGCATGATTTAAAATACTTAAATCGAATGATAATTCTAGCTCTTTACTAGCTATTGTTTGATATAAATTACTCATAATATATTAAATTATAAACTTTTATATTTATTTTCTAAGGTTATTAAATATTATTCGATAAAAAAAAGTCATGCTTAAGCACGACCTTTTAAATTATTATAATTCTTTGCCAATGTTTGCAACTATTTCGTTGTTTAATGATTCTGCTTCAACACCAATAATTGCTTGGAAAGAAGTGTCTGACATTTTAGCTAATCCAAAAGCACCTGCTTTTTTAATTAACTCTTCATCAACTTTTGAACCATCTTTAACAACGTATCTTAATCTAGTTGAACAATTATTGTATTCAACAATGTTATCTCATCCACCAAAACCTTGAACAATTTGTTTAGCTTTTGTTGAGAACCCTGAAGATTGTTCTGATGCTTCTTGTGCTTTTTCTTCTTGTAAGATAACACCTGCACCACGTCCTGGAGTTGCTAAGTTTAATTTTTTGATTAAGTATTTTCCAATAAAGAAGTAACTTGCTGCTGTTAATAATCCGATTGGAATAATTCAAGCAGGGTTAGCGAATACTCTTGCTGCACCTGTGAAGTTTGAATCGTTAATAATTGCCATTGATTTAGGAATTGAAGTAATGTAGTCCATTAATCCAGCTGAGAATCCAAATCCTAATTGAATTCCAAATGCACCAGTAATGAATGCAAATACACCAGTTAAAACGGCATGTACAAAATATAATAAAGGAGAAGCATATAAGAATGCAAATTCAATTGGTTCTGTAATTCCAGAAAGGAAGCTAACTAAAGCTGCTGAACCAAATAAAGCAATAACTCTTGTTCTTTGAACTTTGTTTTCTGCAGTATATACAAACGCTGCAACTAATGCAGGCAATCCAAACATCATCATTGGGAAGAATCCAGCTTGGAAGATTCCACCTGGGTTATCTTTTGCAACACCTTGTAAGAAGATGAAGATATCACCATTTACAGTTTCACCAGCTTTAGCACCTTCTTTAGCTCATGAACCTAATTGGAATCAGAATAAGTTGTTAGGAATGTGGTGTAATCCAAATGGAATTAATAAACGGTTAATAAATCCATATACACCCATAATTGAAGCTCTTGTAAATCTTGTTCCAAGTGTTGCTTTTTCTCCAACACTTGTTGCATCTGAAAGAGCTTTAGAAATTAAGTAAATTAGATAAGCAATTCATGGGAAAACGATTGCTCAAATTATTGAGAATACTGTTGCTGCAATGATTGCTAAAGCAGGAATTAGTCTTTTTCCTGAGAAAAATCCTAATACTTTAGGTAATTCAACACTGTTTGTTCTATTGTAAATGTAAGCAACTAATGCACCAACAAAAATAGAAGTTAAAATGTTGTTTCCTAAGATTGCATCATATTTACCACCAAATAAAGCTTTGAAACCTACAATTCCGTTTCCAAAGTTAACTTGATTGTAAAATTGATCTGCTAAAAACGGAACTAAGAAAGTTGTTATTAATACAGCAATCAATCCTGCAAATGCAGCTTCACCACGTTTATCTTTTGAAAAACCAAAAGCTAAACCTACTGCAAAGATTAAGTGTAAATTGTCAAATACAATTCCACCACTTTTAATTGTTATTGTTTGCACAATATTTGCGAATTGTGTTTGTGTTGGGATTTCAGCACCTATTCTTAATAAAATAGCTGCTACAGGTAAAATCGCAATTGGGAACATTAAAGTTGACCCAATTTTGCTCAACACCTGCATCATCTTTTTAAAGATATTTTGTTGAGGTTTTAAATGACTTAGAGCACTCATTATTTTCTACCTCCTGATTTTGCCATTGAACGAACTAACGCTTTTTTAGAAATGTAAATTTGAACAACGACTGTTGAAACGATTGCACTAAAGAATACTATTAAGAACATTAAAGCTACTGAAGCTACAATATTAGAATGTCTTTTAATTCCATCTTCGTCAACTGGAGCTTTATATAATGTTGATAATAAAACTAGTGCAATTAATAATAAAGCTCATAATGCTCAAAGACCAATGTAGATTCATTGAAACTTGTGAACTTTATTCAAGAAACTGATTTTATTTAACATTTTTAAACCTTTCTAAAAATACTAGGAGTGAGTTTCTCCCACTCATAATAATTGTAAACCTATTTATAAAAATATTTCAAACCATTCAGTTTAATTCACTTTTTTTGCGTTTTTCCCTATTTTTATATGAAAATTTTTCCACAAAGTGAATGAATCATTCACTTTTTAACATTTTTGCACCATAGTACTAGAATAAAAGCGAAGTGAGGCACAATGAAAGAACTAGATAAATTAAGTATTAAAAATCTTGTAAATTTATTTAATGAAACAAATTTAGAGGTGCATCAAGCATTAAAAAATATTGAAGGTGACCTTGAGCTAATAATTCAAAAAATAATAAAAACTATTCAAAATAGAGGAAGAGTAATTTATGTAGGTGCTGGATCCAGCGGAAGAATTGGATTGCTTGATGCATTAGACGTTTTACCTACTTTTAATGAAGAAAATTGATTTACTTATTCCATGGCTGGTGGCAACCAAGCGGTTTTAAAATCACTTGAAGGATTTGAAGATGATTATCAACTTGGTTTTAATGATGCAAAACGAATGAATGTAAATCAAAAAGACTTAATAATAGGTCTTTCAGCTTCAGGTAATACTAAATATATTAAAGGTTTTTTTGACTTTGGAAAGTCTCAAAATGCTTACAATGTTTTAATTGAAAATAAACTTGGCGGTGCTTGTGAAGGTGTTAGTGACTTTATATTATTTGTCGATACCGGTAAAGAAATAATTGATGGTTCAACTAGGTTAAAAGCTGCAACTGCACAAAAATTAATTTTAAATATGTTCTCAAGCATTGGTGCAATTAAAAATAATAAAGTTTACAATGATTTAATGATAGATTTAACACCTATTAATGAAAAACTTGTTTTAAGAAGCTATCAAATTATTAGCTTAATTAATAATGTATCATTAGAAAAGGCAAAAGAATATTATGAACTAGCTGATTATAATATTAAACAAGCTTGCGTTATGCTGAAGTATAATATTAATAAAGAAAGCGCTAAAAATCTATTAGATAAATCAAATAATAATTTAAGAAAGGCACTTGAAAATGGAATCAATAATTAAAGATGTTAAAGTAATTAATCCTGATAGCACTATTAATAATGCTGATGTTATTATTGAAAATAATTTTATTAAAGAAATAATCCCAAAAAGCGGAGAAGGCTCAATGCTTTTAATCCCTGGATTTATTGATACTCATATTCATGGAATGGGTAATTATGATGTTATGGAAGGCGCAAAAGCATTACAAAATATCTCAACACAACTTTCCCGTTATGGTACAACCTCATTTATGCCTACATTAATGACTAATTCTTGAGAAACAATTATTAAATCATTAAAAGAAATAGCTCATAATGAATTTTGAGTTTCAAGAAACCTTGGTTTTCACATTGAAGGCCCTTTTATAGGTAATGATAAAAAAGGAGCTCATAAGCAAGAATTCTTACTGAAGGCAACAAAACAAAGAATTAAACAACTTGCAGTAGAAAGTGAATATAATCTTAAAAAAATCTCATTTGACCCAAGTATGATGAGTATTAAAAACTTCAAGTTCATGCAAGAAGAAC
This window contains:
- a CDS encoding lipoate--protein ligase yields the protein MKIYISKEYSPFFNLVLEEIITKDQDNTEDVIFLYQHANDVIIGRNQNAYKEVKFNVLEEQKIGLYRRLSGGGAVYHDLGNLNFSFITLNNSDRSYQKFLEPVLSFLQSLGLNAQFKGRNDLVVNDAKFSGNAQFIYKNKIVHHGTILFNANLTVLGNVLNPSKLKMESKGITSAKQRVTNLLNELEEKITIQEFIEKFATFLKEKYQAKILDIPQKYLDQVAEVRKLRESNEWVLGKNPEFSFFSEKKTGAGILQISANIKENKIQEIKFEGDFLTLLGTSYIEEKLIGQDFSKNNLKTFFENLDDLKNYFGAISIEEILEVLFN
- a CDS encoding PTS transporter subunit EIIC, with translation MSALSHLKPQQNIFKKMMQVLSKIGSTLMFPIAILPVAAILLRIGAEIPTQTQFANIVQTITIKSGGIVFDNLHLIFAVGLAFGFSKDKRGEAAFAGLIAVLITTFLVPFLADQFYNQVNFGNGIVGFKALFGGKYDAILGNNILTSIFVGALVAYIYNRTNSVELPKVLGFFSGKRLIPALAIIAATVFSIIWAIVFPWIAYLIYLISKALSDATSVGEKATLGTRFTRASIMGVYGFINRLLIPFGLHHIPNNLFWFQLGSWAKEGAKAGETVNGDIFIFLQGVAKDNPGGIFQAGFFPMMMFGLPALVAAFVYTAENKVQRTRVIALFGSAALVSFLSGITEPIEFAFLYASPLLYFVHAVLTGVFAFITGAFGIQLGFGFSAGLMDYITSIPKSMAIINDSNFTGAARVFANPAWIIPIGLLTAASYFFIGKYLIKKLNLATPGRGAGVILQEEKAQEASEQSSGFSTKAKQIVQGFGGWDNIVEYNNCSTRLRYVVKDGSKVDEELIKKAGAFGLAKMSDTSFQAIIGVEAESLNNEIVANIGKEL
- a CDS encoding N-acetylmuramic acid 6-phosphate etherase, encoding MKELDKLSIKNLVNLFNETNLEVHQALKNIEGDLELIIQKIIKTIQNRGRVIYVGAGSSGRIGLLDALDVLPTFNEENWFTYSMAGGNQAVLKSLEGFEDDYQLGFNDAKRMNVNQKDLIIGLSASGNTKYIKGFFDFGKSQNAYNVLIENKLGGACEGVSDFILFVDTGKEIIDGSTRLKAATAQKLILNMFSSIGAIKNNKVYNDLMIDLTPINEKLVLRSYQIISLINNVSLEKAKEYYELADYNIKQACVMLKYNINKESAKNLLDKSNNNLRKALENGINN